In Scyliorhinus canicula chromosome 18, sScyCan1.1, whole genome shotgun sequence, a single window of DNA contains:
- the LOC119953394 gene encoding insulin gene enhancer protein ISL-1-like isoform X2 — protein MGDLGNPSKREDSTSVCFGCSEEITDHYILRVHPDLEWHATCLKCVKCNQYLDESRTCFLREGKTYCKTDYFKHFSVRCAQCEAGLLSSDMVLRVRGLIYHQRCFRCVACNRQLLPGDKCRLRFDGPYCIEDGWLLDSSSIQEDTLRSVSDVYISERVKTCQPALRAPNHPDKITRVRTVLNEQQLLTLRTCYAANPRPDALMKQQLIEMTGLSSRVIRVWFQNKRCKEKKKSILQKHTDQCGKNKADIQGLVGTLMIATSPLQQKLDIHCSPVEVQRYRPPWEDLGDFTLQTGFPGGRSHSICSSSEVSSLSSQLADMQNCEESQGPDL, from the exons ATGGGGGACCTGGGAAACCCCTCGAAAA GGGAGGACTCAACATCTGTATGTTTCGGCTGCAGTGAAGAAATTACAGATCACTACATTCTGAGGGTCCATCCTGATTTGGAGTGGCACGCAACCTGCCTCAAGTGTGTTAAGTGCAACCAGTACCTCGATGAGAGCCGCACCTGCTTCCTGAGGGAGGGAAAGACATACTGCAAGACTGACTATTTCAA ACATTTTTCTGTGAGATGTGCTCAATGTGAAGCTGGACTGTTATCTTCAGACATGGTTCTCAGAGTTAGAGGCCTCATCTATCACCAACGCTGCTTCCGCTGTGTCGCCTGCAATCGACAACTCTTACCTGGGGATAAATGCAGATTGCGATTTGATGGACCCTACTGTATTGAGGATGGCTGGCTTCTGGATTCCAGCTCAATTCAAGAGGACACTTTGCGCTCTGTATCAGACGTGTACATATCAG AGAGAGTCAAGACGTGTCAGCCAGCACTGCGAGCTCCAAACCACCCTGATAAGATAACCCGTGTGCGGACTGTACTGAATGAGCAACAGTTGCTCACGTTACGGACCTGTTATGCTGCAAACCCCCGACCGGATGCACTCATGAAACAACAGCTCATAGAGATGACAGGACTCAGCTCAAGGGTCATCAGGGTCTGGTTTCAGAATAAACGGTGCAAGGAGAAAAAGAAGAGTATACTGCAGAAACACACAGACCAGTGCGGCAAGAACAAAGCA GATATTCAGGGGTTGGTTGGGACTCTGATGATAGCTACAAGTCCACTGCAACAGAAACTTGATATCCACTGCAGCCCTGTTGAGGTACAGAGATACCGGCCACCTTGGGAAGACCTTGGTGACTTCACACTGCAG acAGGTTTTCCTGGAGGAAGATCCCATTCCATTTGCAGTAGTAGTGAGGTCTCATCTCTTAGTTCTCAACTCGCTGACATGCAAAACTGTGAAGAATCTCAAGGACCAGACCTCTGA
- the LOC119953394 gene encoding insulin gene enhancer protein ISL-1-like isoform X1 codes for MGDLGNPSKREDSTSVCFGCSEEITDHYILRVHPDLEWHATCLKCVKCNQYLDESRTCFLREGKTYCKTDYFKHFSVRCAQCEAGLLSSDMVLRVRGLIYHQRCFRCVACNRQLLPGDKCRLRFDGPYCIEDGWLLDSSSIQEDTLRSVSDVYISERVKTCQPALRAPNHPDKITRVRTVLNEQQLLTLRTCYAANPRPDALMKQQLIEMTGLSSRVIRVWFQNKRCKEKKKSILQKHTDQCGKNKADIQGLVGTLMIATSPLQQKLDIHCSPVEVQRYRPPWEDLGDFTLQVFLEEDPIPFAVVVRSHLLVLNSLTCKTVKNLKDQTSDFGSLQLHVNPSLEIQLNGFEI; via the exons ATGGGGGACCTGGGAAACCCCTCGAAAA GGGAGGACTCAACATCTGTATGTTTCGGCTGCAGTGAAGAAATTACAGATCACTACATTCTGAGGGTCCATCCTGATTTGGAGTGGCACGCAACCTGCCTCAAGTGTGTTAAGTGCAACCAGTACCTCGATGAGAGCCGCACCTGCTTCCTGAGGGAGGGAAAGACATACTGCAAGACTGACTATTTCAA ACATTTTTCTGTGAGATGTGCTCAATGTGAAGCTGGACTGTTATCTTCAGACATGGTTCTCAGAGTTAGAGGCCTCATCTATCACCAACGCTGCTTCCGCTGTGTCGCCTGCAATCGACAACTCTTACCTGGGGATAAATGCAGATTGCGATTTGATGGACCCTACTGTATTGAGGATGGCTGGCTTCTGGATTCCAGCTCAATTCAAGAGGACACTTTGCGCTCTGTATCAGACGTGTACATATCAG AGAGAGTCAAGACGTGTCAGCCAGCACTGCGAGCTCCAAACCACCCTGATAAGATAACCCGTGTGCGGACTGTACTGAATGAGCAACAGTTGCTCACGTTACGGACCTGTTATGCTGCAAACCCCCGACCGGATGCACTCATGAAACAACAGCTCATAGAGATGACAGGACTCAGCTCAAGGGTCATCAGGGTCTGGTTTCAGAATAAACGGTGCAAGGAGAAAAAGAAGAGTATACTGCAGAAACACACAGACCAGTGCGGCAAGAACAAAGCA GATATTCAGGGGTTGGTTGGGACTCTGATGATAGCTACAAGTCCACTGCAACAGAAACTTGATATCCACTGCAGCCCTGTTGAGGTACAGAGATACCGGCCACCTTGGGAAGACCTTGGTGACTTCACACTGCAG GTTTTCCTGGAGGAAGATCCCATTCCATTTGCAGTAGTAGTGAGGTCTCATCTCTTAGTTCTCAACTCGCTGACATGCAAAACTGTGAAGAATCTCAAGGACCAGACCTCTGACTTTGGCAGTTTGCAGCTACATGTCAACCCATCACTGGAAATTCAACTAAATGGATTTGAAATCTGA